The genomic window CATTTATTAATTTTTTTAACCTCTAAAATTGATATATATTAGTTTTTATCTTTTAATCTATTTCTAAAATTTGTTAAAAAACTCAATTTTTTTAGTATATTATTTTACATTTTAAAATTTTTGTTTCCTAATTTTTATCTCAATTATTTTTAAATTTTTTAATTATATATTCTTGATATATATTTGGGATATTTTCTCTTATATTATTTTTCCCCATTAAGGTTACTTCTGTTTTGTTAATTTTAAATAAAAATTAAATAATTTTTGGTTATTATTTTTTTCTATATACTTATGTTTATTAATAGATTTATCCTTAAAAAAATTTTATTAGTTTGCATAATTGAACTTGATTATATTTTAGTGATAATTTTTAGAATACTTAAAACATTTAAATAACTTATTCACAATTAATTTTGCTAATATATTAACATCTAATATGTTTTTAGTATAAAATAAATAAAGGTAATAATAATTGTTTTAATAAAATTAGAAATTTAAAATATATTACAAAATTAAGTGTACAAGTGAAAGTTACCAATAATGTGCTTTTAAATTTAATAAATAAAGACTAATATGTTAATTTATATTAAAAAAAGATAATAATTTCTAGGAGGAAAATACATGAAATTAAATAAAATGATTGACCATACAAACTTAAAACCAGATGCAACTCAAAAGGATATAGAAAAACTTATTTTAGAAGCAATAAAATATGATTTTTTTGCTATTTGCATTAATCCGAGTTTTTTGCTATTTGCAAAACCAAAATTAAAACACACAAATATTAAAATTTGTTGTGTTGCTAGTTTTCCGTTTGGAACTACAAGTTTAGAAGCTAAATTAGCAGAAATAAAATGATTAATTGAAAATGGATGTGATGAAATTGATTTTGTTATCAATGTAGCTCATGTAAAAGATAATCAATTTGATAAAATTGAGAGAGAATTCTCAAGAATTCGCGAAACTACAACCGGTCACACAATCAAAGTTATTATTGAAACATGCTTTTTAAGTAAAGATGAAATTGTAAAAGTATGTAAAATTGCAGACAAATGTAGCATAGACTTTGTAAAAACATCAACAGGATTTGCTAAAGGCGGTGCAACAGCTGAAGATGTGAAATTAATGAAAGAGTCTATATCTTCTAAAACAAGTGTTAAAGCAAGTGGTGGAATTCGCACTTATGATGATGCAATTAAAATGGTTAATGCTGGCGCATCTAGAATTGGAACCTCTCAAGGTGTTGTAATTGCAGAACATTCAGAAACTAATAAATAATCATTATTACATAAAATTTACAAATATAATAAATGCTAATTATTAGTATTTTAATCTTCTTGATATAAAATCTAAAAAAATAAGTAACCCTAATTAGAT from Spiroplasma endosymbiont of Aspidapion aeneum includes these protein-coding regions:
- the deoC gene encoding deoxyribose-phosphate aldolase; the protein is MKLNKMIDHTNLKPDATQKDIEKLILEAIKYDFFAICINPSFLLFAKPKLKHTNIKICCVASFPFGTTSLEAKLAEIKWLIENGCDEIDFVINVAHVKDNQFDKIEREFSRIRETTTGHTIKVIIETCFLSKDEIVKVCKIADKCSIDFVKTSTGFAKGGATAEDVKLMKESISSKTSVKASGGIRTYDDAIKMVNAGASRIGTSQGVVIAEHSETNK